The following proteins are encoded in a genomic region of Paenibacillus sp. FSL H3-0469:
- a CDS encoding PRD domain-containing protein: MKIAKVLNNNVVTVLDASGKERVVMGRGIAFKKQPGDDVEDAQVEKVFALENKEGSQKLMSLLSEIPLEYVECTDEVIRYAETVLGEKLHDSIYISLTDHIHFAIDRHRQGLQIKNALLWEIKRMYRKEFSIGLKALQIIEERLGVLLPEDECAFIAMHLVNAQMNGEMRETVSITNIVKDILNIVRRSFLIELDEESLGYYRFLTHLKFFAQRVVQGTPMEERDQDHALHDLVMKQYPAAHAVAVKIADYTRKIYKRVLSKEEILYLTIHIERIIRSGDITE; this comes from the coding sequence ATGAAAATTGCTAAGGTGCTCAACAACAATGTGGTCACCGTCCTCGATGCCAGCGGGAAGGAACGGGTCGTAATGGGCCGCGGAATCGCCTTCAAGAAGCAGCCCGGGGATGACGTTGAGGATGCCCAGGTAGAGAAAGTGTTCGCCCTGGAGAATAAAGAAGGTTCACAAAAGCTGATGTCGCTTCTCTCGGAGATCCCGCTGGAATATGTGGAATGCACCGATGAAGTGATCCGTTATGCCGAGACGGTGCTCGGGGAGAAGCTGCATGACAGCATCTATATCTCACTGACGGACCATATCCATTTCGCCATTGACCGTCACCGTCAGGGGCTTCAAATCAAGAATGCGCTGCTGTGGGAAATCAAGCGGATGTACCGCAAGGAATTCTCCATTGGACTCAAGGCGCTGCAAATTATCGAGGAACGGCTGGGTGTTCTCCTGCCGGAGGACGAGTGCGCTTTCATCGCGATGCATCTGGTGAATGCGCAGATGAACGGTGAGATGCGGGAGACGGTAAGCATCACGAATATCGTGAAGGACATCTTGAATATTGTCCGGCGTAGCTTCCTCATCGAGCTGGATGAAGAATCACTGGGGTATTACCGCTTCCTGACCCATCTGAAGTTCTTCGCACAGCGGGTGGTTCAGGGCACTCCGATGGAAGAGCGGGACCAGGATCATGCACTGCATGATTTGGTCATGAAGCAGTACCCTGCTGCCCATGCGGTTGCGGTGAAGATAGCGGACTATACCCGCAAGATATACAAAAGGGTCTTGTCCAAGGAAGAAATATTGTATCTGACCATTCATATTGAACGGATTATCCGTAGTGGGGATATAACAGAATAA
- the trmL gene encoding tRNA (uridine(34)/cytosine(34)/5-carboxymethylaminomethyluridine(34)-2'-O)-methyltransferase TrmL codes for MALHIVLVEPEIPANTGNIARTCAATGTHLHLVHPLGFRTDDATLKRAGLDYWHAVNIEYHNSFSEVLEKYQEGRFFYATTKAKKRYSDFAFRDGDFFVFGKETKGLPAEILEAGQETAMRMPMSEAVRSLNLSNSAAIVVYEALRQLDFPQLF; via the coding sequence ATGGCATTACACATTGTGCTGGTGGAACCGGAAATTCCGGCGAATACCGGCAATATCGCCCGTACTTGTGCGGCGACAGGTACTCATCTTCACCTCGTGCACCCGCTGGGCTTCCGCACAGATGATGCTACGCTGAAGCGTGCCGGACTCGATTATTGGCATGCGGTGAATATTGAATATCATAATTCCTTCAGTGAAGTATTGGAGAAGTATCAGGAAGGGCGGTTCTTCTACGCGACCACCAAGGCCAAGAAACGCTATAGTGATTTCGCCTTCCGGGATGGAGACTTCTTCGTGTTCGGGAAAGAAACCAAGGGCTTGCCGGCAGAGATCCTGGAGGCTGGTCAGGAAACGGCAATGCGGATGCCGATGAGTGAGGCGGTCAGATCGCTTAATTTGTCCAATTCAGCAGCGATTGTGGTCTATGAAGCGCTCCGGCAACTGGATTTCCCACAACTTTTCTAA
- a CDS encoding 6-phospho-beta-glucosidase, translating into MATVLNGFPEHFLWGGATAANQLEGAFDQGGKGLSTADMIAFVPKDKRKGDHSMEISSERIARILAGETEDWFPKREGVDFYHRYKEDIALFAEMGFKVFRLSINWARIFPNGDDAEPNEQGLQFYDDVFDELLKYGIEPLVTLSHYETPLGLTQKYNGWASREVIGFYVKYAETVFTRYRNKVKYWLTFNEINVMLFSPYTGGGILTDRVENKLQAVFQGLHHQFVASALVTRLGHEIIPGSQIGCMLARMESYAHTCNPADVRKRQQEDQLNLFFTDVHARGKYPRYMNRYFAENQIEIVREPGDDELLAANTVDFISFSYYMTLTVSAGPEGEATEGNLLGGIKNPYLKASDWGWQIDPVGLRITLNNLYDRYQKPLFIVENGLGAYDKVEEDGSIHDHYRIDYLREHIKEMKEAVLDGVELLGYTAWGPIDLVSMSTSEMSKRYGFIYVDLDDTGSGTLNRSKKDSFEWYKQVISSNGEIL; encoded by the coding sequence ATGGCTACAGTACTTAACGGATTTCCTGAGCATTTCTTATGGGGCGGCGCAACCGCTGCCAATCAGCTGGAGGGTGCTTTTGATCAGGGGGGGAAGGGGCTGTCTACGGCAGATATGATCGCTTTCGTGCCTAAGGATAAGCGCAAAGGGGATCATTCCATGGAGATCTCCTCGGAGCGGATCGCCCGGATTCTTGCCGGAGAGACGGAAGACTGGTTCCCGAAACGCGAAGGCGTTGACTTCTATCACCGTTACAAGGAGGACATTGCTCTATTCGCCGAAATGGGCTTCAAGGTGTTCCGGCTGTCCATTAACTGGGCACGGATCTTCCCGAACGGCGATGACGCTGAGCCTAACGAGCAGGGTCTGCAATTCTACGACGATGTATTCGATGAACTGCTGAAATACGGCATTGAGCCGCTGGTGACCCTCTCGCACTATGAGACACCGCTCGGTCTTACCCAGAAATATAACGGCTGGGCCAGCCGTGAAGTGATCGGATTCTATGTGAAGTATGCTGAGACTGTATTTACCCGTTACCGGAATAAAGTGAAGTACTGGCTGACCTTCAACGAGATCAATGTCATGCTGTTCAGCCCGTATACCGGCGGCGGAATTCTTACAGACCGCGTGGAGAACAAGCTGCAAGCGGTCTTTCAAGGTCTGCACCATCAGTTTGTTGCAAGCGCCTTGGTTACCAGACTGGGACATGAGATTATTCCGGGCTCACAGATCGGCTGTATGCTGGCCCGTATGGAGAGCTACGCGCATACCTGCAATCCGGCGGATGTGCGTAAGAGACAGCAGGAAGACCAGCTGAATCTGTTCTTCACGGATGTGCATGCGCGCGGCAAGTACCCGCGTTATATGAACCGTTATTTTGCCGAGAATCAGATTGAGATTGTCCGTGAGCCGGGGGATGATGAGCTGCTTGCTGCGAATACAGTAGATTTCATCTCGTTCAGTTATTATATGACGCTCACCGTGTCTGCAGGTCCAGAGGGTGAGGCCACGGAAGGGAATCTGCTGGGCGGTATCAAGAACCCGTATCTGAAGGCCTCCGACTGGGGCTGGCAGATTGATCCTGTAGGGCTGCGCATTACCCTGAACAACCTGTACGACCGTTACCAGAAACCGTTGTTCATTGTGGAGAACGGGCTGGGCGCCTATGACAAGGTGGAGGAAGACGGATCGATCCATGACCACTACCGGATTGATTATTTGCGGGAACACATCAAGGAGATGAAGGAAGCGGTACTGGATGGCGTGGAGCTGCTGGGCTATACGGCCTGGGGCCCGATTGACCTGGTGAGCATGTCGACTTCGGAGATGTCCAAGCGCTACGGCTTCATCTATGTAGACCTGGATGACACGGGAAGCGGCACGCTGAACCGCAGCAAGAAGGATTCGTTTGAGTGGTACAAGCAGGTCATTTCCTCGAACGGTGAAATATTGTAG
- a CDS encoding ABC transporter ATP-binding protein, with protein sequence MQAMENVLECRNVTKRYGKKTALDQLSLTIPTGRIVGLLGPNGAGKTTLMKLIVSLLRDYKGSLTVSGIRPGLETKKMVSYLPDREFLYPWMSIEESIAFFDHSFADFQREKAYSMIAELGLNLQDKVKSLSKGMQERVSISLVFARKARLFVLDEPLAAVDPSTRDKIIRIILDNFDPDSSILISTHLIHDVESLFTDVVFVNDGKVLLQGSVEELRREHGVPIEELFKRLI encoded by the coding sequence ATGCAAGCGATGGAGAATGTACTGGAGTGCAGGAATGTAACGAAACGCTATGGGAAGAAGACCGCGCTAGACCAACTCAGTCTGACGATTCCCACAGGTAGAATCGTAGGGCTGCTCGGGCCTAACGGGGCGGGAAAGACGACGCTGATGAAGCTGATAGTCTCTCTGCTGCGGGATTATAAAGGCAGCCTTACGGTCAGCGGCATACGCCCCGGCCTGGAAACCAAAAAAATGGTGTCTTATCTGCCGGACCGTGAATTCCTGTATCCATGGATGTCGATTGAAGAGAGCATTGCTTTTTTTGACCACTCGTTTGCCGATTTTCAGCGGGAGAAGGCGTATAGCATGATTGCAGAGCTGGGACTGAATTTGCAGGATAAAGTGAAGTCTCTGTCCAAAGGGATGCAGGAGCGGGTGAGTATCTCGCTGGTATTCGCGCGCAAGGCCCGGCTGTTCGTCCTGGACGAGCCGCTGGCGGCGGTGGACCCTTCCACACGGGATAAGATTATAAGGATTATTCTGGATAACTTCGACCCGGACAGCTCGATTCTGATTAGTACGCATCTGATCCACGATGTCGAGAGCCTGTTCACGGATGTGGTGTTCGTTAATGACGGCAAGGTGCTGCTGCAGGGGAGCGTGGAGGAGCTGCGGCGGGAACATGGTGTGCCGATTGAGGAGTTATTCAAACGTCTGATTTAA
- a CDS encoding AbrB/MazE/SpoVT family DNA-binding domain-containing protein yields the protein MKPAGVVRKVDQLGRIVLPKSLRKRYQMNEGDPVEILVQGDHIILERYRPKCVFCGSMEGVSEYKDRYICSSCLTEMTQLPKHA from the coding sequence ATGAAACCTGCTGGCGTTGTACGTAAAGTAGATCAGCTGGGTAGAATTGTTCTGCCTAAGTCTCTGCGTAAAAGGTATCAAATGAATGAAGGTGATCCTGTAGAAATTCTCGTTCAGGGCGACCATATTATTCTGGAACGTTACCGTCCGAAGTGTGTCTTCTGCGGATCTATGGAAGGCGTAAGCGAATATAAAGACCGTTACATTTGTTCTAGCTGCCTTACCGAGATGACCCAACTGCCAAAACACGCGTAA
- the serC gene encoding 3-phosphoserine/phosphohydroxythreonine transaminase: MLSKRAYNFNAGPAALPLAVLERAQAEFVEFRESGMSIMEMSHRGAIYESVHNEAQERLLSLLGNPQGYKVLFIQGGASTQFAMVPMNLIGEGQVGSYVMTGSWADKALKEAKLTGGGHVAASSADKKFLAIPELSSIKAADNAAYLHITSNETIEGTQYAQYPDAGNIPLVADMSSDILSRDFDVNQFGLIYAGAQKNLGPSGVTVVIAKEELIASSPANIPTILRYDTHYKNNSLYNTPPSFSVYMVNEVLKWIEEQGGLAGTEAKNRDKAGLLYDYIDGSGGFYRGVAEEGSRSIMNVTFRMQSEELEKQFIKASEAEGFVGLKGHRSVGGLRASIYNAVPHESVKALADFMKHFQQTQG, encoded by the coding sequence ATTTTGAGCAAGAGAGCATACAATTTTAATGCCGGTCCGGCAGCGTTGCCGCTGGCAGTATTGGAACGTGCACAGGCGGAGTTCGTTGAATTCCGGGAGAGCGGAATGTCCATTATGGAAATGTCGCACCGTGGGGCGATATACGAATCCGTGCATAATGAAGCTCAGGAACGCCTGCTTTCGCTCCTCGGCAATCCGCAGGGCTACAAGGTATTGTTCATCCAGGGCGGAGCAAGCACACAGTTCGCCATGGTTCCGATGAACCTTATCGGTGAAGGCCAGGTCGGCAGCTATGTCATGACAGGAAGCTGGGCGGACAAAGCCCTGAAGGAAGCCAAGCTGACAGGCGGCGGCCATGTAGCCGCATCCTCGGCAGACAAGAAATTCCTGGCTATTCCAGAGCTTAGCAGCATCAAGGCTGCGGACAATGCGGCTTACCTGCATATCACCTCGAATGAGACGATTGAAGGCACGCAGTATGCACAGTATCCTGATGCCGGTAATATTCCGCTGGTTGCCGATATGTCCAGTGATATTCTGAGCCGCGACTTCGATGTGAACCAATTCGGCCTGATCTATGCCGGTGCACAGAAGAATCTCGGACCGTCGGGCGTCACCGTAGTGATTGCCAAGGAAGAGCTGATCGCAAGTTCTCCGGCGAATATTCCGACGATTCTGCGGTATGATACTCATTACAAGAACAACTCTCTATACAATACGCCGCCATCCTTCTCTGTATATATGGTTAACGAAGTGTTAAAATGGATTGAGGAACAGGGCGGGCTTGCCGGCACTGAAGCCAAGAACCGTGACAAAGCAGGTCTCCTGTATGATTATATCGACGGCAGCGGCGGCTTCTACCGCGGAGTTGCGGAAGAAGGCAGCCGTTCCATCATGAATGTAACGTTCCGGATGCAATCGGAGGAGCTGGAGAAGCAGTTCATCAAAGCTTCCGAAGCGGAAGGCTTTGTCGGTCTCAAGGGACACCGCAGCGTAGGCGGCTTACGGGCTTCGATCTACAACGCCGTCCCGCATGAGAGCGTGAAGGCGCTGGCTGATTTCATGAAGCATTTCCAGCAAACCCAAGGGTAA
- a CDS encoding phosphodiester glycosidase family protein, giving the protein MMTPVKRVNRFFMLLTAPLFGLLLCLWLYQPPLELKLNTAPFAADPGPVNETAQLKQDLAVAKSYAAYTIDSIGTSAQLYKQTTNAMNALVSTAAAQTSRPERIYNSRISSRLGIPADVISSDRITIELYRLNPGNYTAYAMKIKLKDSSAMKMSLAGDGTGASETTMQAVNRYGASAGINAGGFADQDGKRYPLSTTIVGGQYLYGFEPSYKDLSFVGLNKSGQLIGGKFTSRDQLDQLEPVFGATFVPVLLKNQSKTAIPLKWQLAPKRAPRTVIGNYKDNQLLILVADGYNENGNSGATLAELQDKLYNLGVIDAYNLDGGGSSSMIFRGKVINKPSDGNLRRVPTNFLFFK; this is encoded by the coding sequence ATGATGACTCCTGTCAAAAGAGTGAACCGGTTCTTCATGCTCCTGACCGCTCCATTGTTCGGACTGCTGCTCTGTCTGTGGCTGTACCAGCCCCCGCTTGAGCTTAAGCTGAATACTGCCCCCTTCGCAGCTGACCCCGGACCCGTGAATGAAACCGCCCAATTGAAGCAGGACCTGGCTGTGGCTAAGAGCTATGCCGCGTACACCATAGACTCTATCGGCACCAGTGCACAGCTCTACAAGCAGACTACGAATGCCATGAACGCATTGGTCAGCACAGCAGCAGCCCAGACCTCCCGTCCCGAGCGGATCTATAACAGCCGGATTAGTTCCCGGCTCGGCATTCCCGCCGATGTGATCAGCAGCGACCGGATTACCATCGAATTATACCGGCTGAACCCCGGCAACTATACAGCATACGCAATGAAGATTAAGCTCAAGGATTCCTCAGCCATGAAGATGAGCCTCGCCGGTGACGGCACGGGAGCTTCGGAGACCACCATGCAGGCCGTGAACCGCTACGGCGCCTCGGCCGGTATTAATGCCGGCGGGTTCGCTGATCAGGACGGCAAGCGTTATCCGCTCTCGACCACCATCGTCGGCGGACAATATCTGTACGGCTTCGAGCCCAGCTACAAGGATCTCAGCTTCGTCGGTCTGAACAAATCCGGCCAGCTGATCGGCGGCAAGTTCACCAGCCGTGACCAGCTTGATCAGCTGGAGCCGGTATTCGGGGCAACCTTTGTCCCCGTGCTGCTGAAGAATCAGAGCAAGACCGCCATTCCGCTGAAGTGGCAGCTGGCCCCGAAGCGGGCACCGCGCACTGTCATCGGCAACTATAAGGACAATCAGCTGCTGATTCTGGTCGCTGACGGATATAACGAGAACGGCAACTCAGGAGCTACACTGGCTGAGCTGCAGGATAAGCTGTACAATCTCGGCGTCATCGATGCTTATAACCTGGACGGCGGCGGCTCATCGTCCATGATTTTCCGCGGCAAGGTCATTAACAAGCCTTCCGACGGCAATCTGCGCCGCGTCCCGACCAACTTCCTGTTCTTCAAGTAA
- a CDS encoding response regulator transcription factor, with translation MTKVWQVVIVGCHPTSMLGTKLILEDEEGLTVYGMYATWEECLAGMEESRPDLVLSDYQMQGGTIEQVLPDMKKSSPCSHIIIMTEENDKEIFLPLIELGASGVLSKGATPGQLLQMIRGIREGFLSIPLEWIEKGFRPVASSRGLEGVLQLTQTEMFIMERIVQGITYDKIALEIEVSRRSIDNYLRKIYVKLEVSTRAQAIEKFALFSRQNKQIYA, from the coding sequence ATGACGAAGGTCTGGCAGGTGGTCATCGTGGGATGTCATCCCACAAGTATGCTGGGAACAAAATTGATACTGGAAGATGAGGAGGGACTGACGGTATATGGCATGTACGCTACCTGGGAGGAATGTCTCGCAGGCATGGAGGAATCCCGGCCTGATCTGGTGCTGAGTGATTATCAGATGCAAGGTGGAACCATAGAGCAGGTGCTGCCGGATATGAAAAAAAGCTCACCGTGCTCTCACATTATTATCATGACAGAGGAGAACGATAAGGAAATATTCCTGCCCCTGATTGAACTCGGAGCGAGCGGGGTATTGTCGAAGGGAGCCACTCCGGGTCAGCTTCTGCAGATGATCCGCGGTATCCGCGAAGGGTTCCTCTCCATTCCGCTGGAATGGATCGAAAAGGGCTTCCGTCCGGTAGCCTCCTCCAGAGGGCTGGAAGGTGTTTTGCAGCTAACGCAGACTGAGATGTTCATCATGGAACGCATTGTGCAAGGAATTACATACGACAAAATCGCACTTGAAATTGAAGTCAGCCGCCGTTCAATCGATAACTACCTGCGCAAGATTTATGTGAAGCTGGAAGTATCGACAAGAGCGCAGGCGATTGAGAAGTTCGCGCTTTTCTCAAGACAGAACAAGCAAATCTACGCATAA
- a CDS encoding PLP-dependent aminotransferase family protein yields the protein MKYEFSSRAHTLLSSPLLSIRKETRRGTLISLAEELPAEELFPLSLLSEAASTVISTDASALQYGEPEGYGPLREWLTGDWLRSKGVAVAEGGVLLTTGSQQAIDLLSRVYIDPGDHVLVENPTSPGILQALRMQGAVIIPVQGDGDGLLPDHLRRTIRSYRPKMLFAAPSFTNPSGVLWSLARRQEILELCISHNVLIVEDDSYGDLHFQRSEGHPSKRYPTLYALENVSEGGHVLYIGSFSKTVAPALRTGWAAGSRELIGMMAAAKQMADWQSSSLNQRLLHHLLSVSAFDLREHIALLNREYNTRLKLMAELLKRPAWKNSVYDMPAGGMFLWVSLPEGLDAMALLRASLSKGVAFLPGPLCSVSGGSDRIRLNFSHPGRDELLLGMNLMSEAVTEFTARS from the coding sequence ATGAAGTATGAGTTTTCTTCGCGCGCACATACATTGTTATCTTCACCGCTGCTGAGTATCCGTAAGGAGACGCGCCGGGGTACGCTGATCTCGCTGGCGGAGGAGCTCCCGGCAGAAGAATTATTTCCGCTGTCACTGCTGTCTGAGGCGGCATCTACCGTGATCTCCACAGATGCAAGTGCGCTGCAATACGGGGAGCCTGAGGGGTATGGCCCGCTCCGCGAATGGCTGACCGGAGATTGGCTCCGCAGTAAAGGAGTGGCGGTAGCCGAAGGAGGAGTGCTGCTGACAACGGGCAGTCAGCAGGCCATCGATCTGCTGTCCAGGGTGTATATCGATCCCGGGGATCATGTGCTGGTTGAGAATCCGACATCTCCCGGTATTCTGCAGGCGCTGCGGATGCAGGGAGCCGTCATTATTCCGGTCCAGGGGGATGGGGACGGCCTGCTGCCGGATCATCTGCGCCGAACGATCCGCAGCTATAGGCCCAAGATGCTGTTCGCTGCGCCAAGCTTCACCAATCCCAGCGGAGTGCTCTGGAGCCTTGCCCGGCGGCAAGAGATTCTGGAGCTGTGCATCTCACATAATGTGCTGATCGTGGAAGATGATTCCTATGGCGATCTGCATTTCCAGCGGAGTGAAGGCCATCCCTCCAAGAGATACCCAACGCTATACGCACTGGAGAATGTCAGCGAAGGCGGGCATGTGCTGTACATTGGCTCCTTCAGCAAGACGGTCGCACCGGCGCTGCGGACGGGCTGGGCGGCGGGAAGCCGCGAGCTGATCGGCATGATGGCTGCCGCCAAGCAGATGGCAGACTGGCAGTCCAGCTCGCTGAACCAGCGGCTGCTGCATCATCTGCTCAGTGTGTCGGCCTTTGATCTGCGGGAGCATATCGCTCTGCTGAACCGCGAATACAATACCCGCCTGAAGCTGATGGCGGAGCTGCTGAAGCGTCCGGCCTGGAAGAACAGTGTGTATGATATGCCGGCCGGCGGCATGTTCCTCTGGGTATCGCTGCCCGAAGGACTGGACGCTATGGCTCTGCTGCGTGCTTCGCTATCCAAGGGGGTAGCCTTCCTTCCAGGCCCGCTCTGCAGTGTAAGCGGAGGCTCAGACCGAATCCGGCTCAACTTCAGCCATCCCGGCCGTGATGAGCTGCTGCTCGGGATGAACCTGATGAGTGAAGCGGTGACTGAGTTCACGGCCCGCAGCTAG